Genomic DNA from Pseudomonas sp. CCC3.1:
GATCGCTGCGGGTCAGGCCCTTGTCGATCAAGTGTTCAGCACAGGCAATAAAATCGCTGAACGTGTTGTGTTTGTGCTCTTGCTTGCCCGCGCGGTACCAGGCTTCGCCCAACTCACCGCCGCCACGAACATGTGCAATGGCAAACGCCACGCCGCGCTCCAGCAAACTCAGGCGGGCATGGGAAAACCACGGATCAAGGCTTTCGCCATAGGCGCCGTAGCCATACAGATACAGTGGTGTCGGTTTACCCAGCGCCTCACGCTTCACCACCAGGCTGATCGGCACTTGAGTCCCGTCAGGCGCGGTCGCCCACAAGCGCTGGCTAATGTAGTCATCGGCATTGAACGGTCCAAGCACCGGGGTTTCCTTGAGTACCGTTTGCTCGCCATTGGTCAGCGTCAATTGGCGCACCTGTGCCGGGCGGTTCAGCGATTCGTAACGCAGGCGAATGTGCTCGCTGTGAAACTCCAGGCTGTCTTGCACATACAAGCTGTAGGCTGCGTCTGGAAGTTGCACGCGGTATGCCGGTAAACCATTAGGACGAATCTCAATGATTGGCAGGCCGCCTTCGCGCAGGCTCAGGCACAACGCGTTGGCGTTCAGGCTGAGGCCTTCAAGCATCACGCTGTCGTCGTGGGCGATCAGGCGCTGCCAGTCATCACACTGCGGGGCGTCACCCAACGCGTAATACAGCGCAAAGTTGATGCCGTCCTGATTGGTGCGAATAAACCATGCCCATTGCCCTTCGTACAGGCCATGGTCGACGCTGTAATCGTGGCCCTCAACCCGCGGCGCCAGGCAAGTGAATGCCTGTTGCGGCTGATCGGCGTCCAGTACCCAGGTTTCGCTGGTGGTTTTGCTGTTGAGCAACAGAATCAGTTGACGCTCTGAGCTTGAGCGGTAGCAATGTAGAAAAAATCGTCCATCGGCCTCATGAAACACCTCATGTGCCGCCGTTTCACTCAGCGTGTGGCGAAACAGCTTGTGCGGACGATGGGTCTCGTCCAGTTCCGCGAAAAACAGCGTCTGACTGTCATTGGCCCACGTCATGCTGCCATCACAGTCTTCAAAGGGCAGTTCAGTCACCGCGCCGTTGTTCAACTCTTTCACGAACAGGCGATAAGTCTCTTCGCCGCTGGTGTCCAGGCTATAGGCCAAACGCTGGTGATCCGGGCTGATGCTGAACGCACCCAATGAAATAAAGCCGCCGTCAGCCAGAACGTTAGGGTCCAGCAGCAATTGCTCGGCATTTTCGTCGACGTGCTGACTGTCATCGGCCGGCCGCGGGCAGCGGTAATGGCGCGGGTACTCGTCACCGGCATTGGTGCGGGTGTAATACAAATACGGGCCCCAAGGGGAGGGCAGTGACAAATCTGTCTCGCGAATTCGGCCCTTGATCTCTTGAAACAGCGTCTCACGCAGCTCGGCCTGATCGGCCAATTGAGCTTCCTGGTAGGTGTTTTCCGCAGTCAGGTAGTCCAAAACCTCTTTGCTATCGCGGTTTTGTAACCATGAGTAGGGGTCAGAACCCTCGACCTTGCGTGCGATAGGGGCGCTGTTTGCGTAGGCTGATTCGGTCATTGAGCGATCTCTGAAACCTGCATGAATAGAAGTGGCGCTGACGGCGGTGCAGCCGCACTCTCGAAAAGCCGTTATCATAGCGCCTCATTGCCTGCCGACCATGGATACCATGACCGAGAACGACTATCTGATCGCCTGGGGCTTTTACGCCTTCGCCGCTTTAGGCTGCCTGCTCGTATGGTGCCGCCTGACCCGTTTCATGTGGCGTTGGTTGCGTGAGCCATTACGCGTGCTTATGGCGGTGCTGCTGCTCAGCCCGACCATCATTGACCCGGTCAAAGAGCAATTCGCCCCTGCGCTGGCCATTACGGCCCTGGACCTTGCGTTCAAGGTGGGTAATAACGCGTGGCGTGCGGTGTCTGACCTGTTGATGTACACCATCATCGCGTTTTGCGTGTATGCGCTGTTTGTGCTGATTCGTTGGCCCATTGAACGTGCGCGCAAGGCGCGTCTGGCGCAAACCGCAGCAGCAGAACAAACCCGCCGTATTGACCCTGAAGACGACCAGCCGTTCGGTTCGGCCGGTGATGACCGCTATGGTCGTCCGGCCGCGCCACGTCCAGCAGGTCCGTCGCGGGTTGAACCACGGGTGTAATCTTTTTTCGTTGAGCTTGAATGCGAGAGTGCGAGCGTGTGTGAATTATTGGGCATGAGCGCCAACGTCCCGACCGATATTGTGTTCAGTTTTACTGGCCTGATGCAGCGTGGCGGGCGTACCGGCCCGCACCGCGATGGCTGGGGTATCGCCTTCTACGAGGGCCGTGGCCTGCGTTTGTTTCAGGATCCTGGCGCCAGTTGTGATTCCGAAGTCGCGTTGTTGGTGCAGCGTTATCCGATCAAAAGCGAAGTCGTCATTGGCCATATTCGTCAGGCCAACGTGGGCAAAGTGTGCTTGTCCAACACTCACCCATTTGTCCGCGAGTTATGGGGGCGCAACTGGTGCTTCGCACATAACGGCCAATTGGCAGACTTCTCACCCAGCACGCGTTTTTATCGCCCGGTAGGCGATACCGACAGCGAAGCGGCGTTCTGTGATTTGCTCAATCGCGTGCGTGAGGCGTTTCCTGAGCCGGTGGATGTCGAGCACATCCTGCCGGTACTGGTTAAGGCCTGCGCCGAATTCCGCAGCAAAGGTGTCTTCAACTGCTTACTCAGTGATGGCGAATGGCTATTTTGCTACTGCTCGACCAAGCTGGCGCAAATCACCCGGCGCGCACCGTTTGGCCCCGCTCGGTTGAAAGATGTCGACGTTATCGTCGATTTTCAGTCAGAAACCACCCCCAATGACGTGGTGACTGTGATTGCCACCGAGCCGCTGACTGAAAACGAAACCTGGACTCGCTACGAGCCTGGCCAATGGAGCCTGTGGCGACGCGGAGAATGCGTCCGCCAGGGTTCAACCGAATAAGGAAAGGCGTGTATGTGGCTGAGCTACCTGCGGTTGGTGCTGTTTACATTGGGGTTGTTGCTCGGCGTGCAAGTGCCGGGGTTTATCAACGATTACGCCAACCGCGTTGAAGCTCACCTGATCGAGGCGCAAACCGGGCTTGCCGGTTTCCAGAACACCGCCAATCAGTTTTTCAAGGGCGACTTGCAAGCGCTGGTTGCGCATTATCAGGCCAGTGATGACCCGGTCTTTCGCAGCGATGCCAACAGCCTGAGCACCTTGCTCAATCGCCAGCGTTTGCTCGACGCTCAATTCCAGGCCATGCAAGGCCCGTGGTACCTCCGTGCGCTGCAAGTGGCCTACGCCGCTGACCCGGACATCCGACAAGAAACCCTCAACGCCTACACCTACCAAGTGCTGCTATCGCCTTCGGCCATAGGCTGGGCAATGGCCGGGGCATTGCTGTTTTCGTTCATCATCGAAGGCTTCTTCCGACTGGTGGACTGGGTTGTGCTGGGCGGTAAGCGCCAACGCGAGCGTATCGCCCGGCGTGAACGCAACAGCTGAAAAACACCTGCCTGTAATTACATGGACTCGCCCAAGCCGAGGCGTCTGTGCGCCACGGTGGCATTCTATTAGAAGCCAACGACAGCGAGGGCGAGTCCATGAAAAAGAATACGACGACCAATCAGTCCATGCCAACCGATGTTTCGAAATGCACCGTCATCGCCGTAGACCTGGCTAAAAGGGTCTTCCAGGTGGCTGGCCAGGATGCCTTTGGCCTAACGGTGTATGAGGAGCGCATCAATTCACGTGAGGCCTTTCATGCATTTCTTCGGAAATTGCCAACAAGCGTAACCGTGTTGGTGGAGACAGGTCCGGGGGCTCAGGCATGGGCGCAATTGCTGAAAACCCAAGGCAATCCTGTCCGGATATTGCCAGCCCAGCATGTCGCCAATCACCGCAGCGGACCCAAGAACGATCGCAACGATGCACTGGCTATCTTGCGCGCAGGGCGAGATATCAATATCTCGTCGGTACCGGTCAAGAGTGCTGCTGCCTTGGCCATGCAAGCTCTTCATCGTGTCCGGCAAGGTTACGTGCGCCGTCGCACAGCAATGAGTAATCAGATGCGCGGCCTGTTGCTAGAGCATGGTCTTGCCATGGCGCAGGGCGAAGCAGCAATCAGCCAGGTTATCCCCCGGATTCTGGAAGATGCCAGCCAACCATTGCCTGATCTGTTACGCGAATTGATAGATGAGTTGCTGGGCGAATGGAGTCAGTTGGGCGAGCGCATCAATGTACTGACCGGTCGACTGGAAACAGCGGCAAAAAATGACGAAACA
This window encodes:
- a CDS encoding MFS transporter produces the protein MDTMTENDYLIAWGFYAFAALGCLLVWCRLTRFMWRWLREPLRVLMAVLLLSPTIIDPVKEQFAPALAITALDLAFKVGNNAWRAVSDLLMYTIIAFCVYALFVLIRWPIERARKARLAQTAAAEQTRRIDPEDDQPFGSAGDDRYGRPAAPRPAGPSRVEPRV
- a CDS encoding IS110 family transposase — its product is MPTDVSKCTVIAVDLAKRVFQVAGQDAFGLTVYEERINSREAFHAFLRKLPTSVTVLVETGPGAQAWAQLLKTQGNPVRILPAQHVANHRSGPKNDRNDALAILRAGRDINISSVPVKSAAALAMQALHRVRQGYVRRRTAMSNQMRGLLLEHGLAMAQGEAAISQVIPRILEDASQPLPDLLRELIDELLGEWSQLGERINVLTGRLETAAKNDETAKRLMTVRGIGPIISTAVIAKQTEPERFANARQFAAYFGLVPKQHSSGEKVRLGKMSKHGDAYLRSLAIQGAHAVLRQVRTDSEDPDDRRLQRWVSKLGRKEAAVRLANRNLRIIWVLLQNDQTYRRQVSNGQEAAMS
- a CDS encoding S9 family peptidase, whose product is MTESAYANSAPIARKVEGSDPYSWLQNRDSKEVLDYLTAENTYQEAQLADQAELRETLFQEIKGRIRETDLSLPSPWGPYLYYTRTNAGDEYPRHYRCPRPADDSQHVDENAEQLLLDPNVLADGGFISLGAFSISPDHQRLAYSLDTSGEETYRLFVKELNNGAVTELPFEDCDGSMTWANDSQTLFFAELDETHRPHKLFRHTLSETAAHEVFHEADGRFFLHCYRSSSERQLILLLNSKTTSETWVLDADQPQQAFTCLAPRVEGHDYSVDHGLYEGQWAWFIRTNQDGINFALYYALGDAPQCDDWQRLIAHDDSVMLEGLSLNANALCLSLREGGLPIIEIRPNGLPAYRVQLPDAAYSLYVQDSLEFHSEHIRLRYESLNRPAQVRQLTLTNGEQTVLKETPVLGPFNADDYISQRLWATAPDGTQVPISLVVKREALGKPTPLYLYGYGAYGESLDPWFSHARLSLLERGVAFAIAHVRGGGELGEAWYRAGKQEHKHNTFSDFIACAEHLIDKGLTRSDQLVISGGSAGGLLIGAVLNQRPELFGAAIAEVPFVDVLNTMLDPELPLTVTEYDEWGNPQEPDVYERIKAYAPYENVTAQAYPAMLVIAGYNDSRVQYWEAAKWVAKLRATKTDDHLLLLKTELDAGHGGMSGRYQGLRDVALEYAFVFKVLGI
- a CDS encoding DUF2937 family protein → MWLSYLRLVLFTLGLLLGVQVPGFINDYANRVEAHLIEAQTGLAGFQNTANQFFKGDLQALVAHYQASDDPVFRSDANSLSTLLNRQRLLDAQFQAMQGPWYLRALQVAYAADPDIRQETLNAYTYQVLLSPSAIGWAMAGALLFSFIIEGFFRLVDWVVLGGKRQRERIARRERNS
- a CDS encoding class II glutamine amidotransferase — encoded protein: MCELLGMSANVPTDIVFSFTGLMQRGGRTGPHRDGWGIAFYEGRGLRLFQDPGASCDSEVALLVQRYPIKSEVVIGHIRQANVGKVCLSNTHPFVRELWGRNWCFAHNGQLADFSPSTRFYRPVGDTDSEAAFCDLLNRVREAFPEPVDVEHILPVLVKACAEFRSKGVFNCLLSDGEWLFCYCSTKLAQITRRAPFGPARLKDVDVIVDFQSETTPNDVVTVIATEPLTENETWTRYEPGQWSLWRRGECVRQGSTE